Genomic segment of Thermogemmatispora onikobensis:
CGCTTGCTTGATCGCTCGCCAGAAGATCGCACTGCTCTGAGCACCTTCCTGACCTATGGTCCCGATCTTAGTTTGTCATGCTCCAGCTGGTCGACAGAGCTGTTGATCGATCGGGGGCGCAAACTGACTTATTATAGTCCTTATATTGTACCTTTTAGCTTCAGTTCCCCTTTTTACGAGGGCAAGCTCTGGGAAGGTCTCTCGGTGCGCACCTTTCTCCGAACCGGTCAGCGCCCGGCAGCCCTGGTCTTCATTGCAGATGAAACTCAGCTGCTCTATAGCAGCCCCTCGCTGACGAAGCTGGCGCGTATTCCGGCAGAGATAGGGAGGCTGGAGTTTAAAGCCTGCGATAGCTGCGCAGATTTCTCGCTCTATGCCGCCCTGCTGGCTCTCCTTCAGGGCCTGACCCTCGATGATACCTTGCCCGGACGGGCCACCGTGCCCGACGCTCATCTCCATCAGCGTGCAGCCCTGCGCGGATTTGAGGACGAGGAGATCTTTGCGGGAGCGCAGCAGCTCCTGACCGCTGCCGCCCAAGCTTTGGAGAAGGAGGAGAGTCGCCCGTTGCTGGAACCGCTCTTCACACTTCTTGAGCGGCGTCAGACACCTGCTCACCAGATGATCACACGCTACCGCCAGACGGGGAGCTTGAAGGAGGCCCTGCGCTTCCCCTACCTGGCTTCACAGGGAGCAGCCTGCGAAACCAGGCAGGGCAACACAGGGATGCCATGAAGCCCGCTGAGGGCAGTGGATCTAGGTACGATTGTGACTATGGGCGGCAATGAAGTCGCGCACGCGCTGCCAG
This window contains:
- a CDS encoding glutamate--cysteine ligase, producing MSNFRFGIEHEVAFLDHNGRFVDFVSTSYSQLQAVIDELPLYPADEQQLRIGDAGIRLKRWYLEALERLSPQGEWLTCLPKGIEIRTTIHPDIQGAIHELEESFTLLCQVAARHGFTPVLTSYNPYQTCLILDPPLNAYEWRLLDRSPEDRTALSTFLTYGPDLSLSCSSWSTELLIDRGRKLTYYSPYIVPFSFSSPFYEGKLWEGLSVRTFLRTGQRPAALVFIADETQLLYSSPSLTKLARIPAEIGRLEFKACDSCADFSLYAALLALLQGLTLDDTLPGRATVPDAHLHQRAALRGFEDEEIFAGAQQLLTAAAQALEKEESRPLLEPLFTLLERRQTPAHQMITRYRQTGSLKEALRFPYLASQGAACETRQGNTGMP